Within the Nocardioides humi genome, the region GGTCGATATTGGACGGCAGCAGGTCCATGCCGGGGACGCCGGAGGGCACCACGACCTCGTCGAGCGTGGTCTCCGGGTCCATCAGCAGGTTGTAGACCGTGCTCTCCATCTCGTGCGGGTTCAGCCCGAGGCCGACCGACAGCGAGCCCTGCGGGTCGAAGTCGACGAGCAGCACCCTGCGGCCGTACTCCGCCAGCGCGGCACCCAGGTTGATGGTCGTCGTGGTCTTGCCGACGCCGCCCTTCTGGTTGCACATCGAGATCACCCGGGCGTTGCCGTGGGCGGTCACCGGCCGCGGCTCCGGCAGCACCGGCATCGGCCGGCCGGTCGGGCCGATCTCGCCGCCGGCGGTCTGGACCGCGGCGCGGTCGGCCTCGGGCTCGGGCTCGGGCGCCGGCTCGGGCGCCGGGAACTGCAGGGTCATGGCGTCCTCCGTCCCGTCCGTGCCGAGCGGAACGTCGCTGCCGGGCGCCGGGACCGGCATCCTCGGCGGCATGTCGGGTGCACTGGATCCTCCGTGGAAGCCGACCATCGCCCTCACCTTTGCTGGAGTGGTTGCGGGCTCCTTCCCCAGAGCCCGGGACTCCTCCATCCAACAATGTCGACACGGCGACATTCGGGAGGCGCGCCGCGGGAGCCCACCCGCACCTCGGTACCGATGCCCTTCACGGTCGACGTGATCGGCGCGACGGTCACATTGCTCAATGCGTCACGAGCAAGCTCGCGCGTGAGGACGACGACCGGTCGCGTCTTGTCGACCCGGGCGAGATGAATGTCCCGCATCAGTCGAGATCGGGGTAGACGCGTCCCTCATGCATGCCTTCGAGATCTGGATATCCCCGGTCTCCCGATAGATCTCGGCATCCCGGGCGGCCCCCACCTGCCGCTGGTAGCGCCGCAGCGCCGTCGTGGTCACCGCCGCGCGCGAGCCACCGCCCTCGGCGACCTGCTGGTCGATCCAGGCGACGAGATCGTCCGGCAGCCGCACGGCGATCTGAGTGCTCACGAGCATGATGGTACCCATCTGGGATGCACTGGAGGACGACTCGACCCTGCGCCCTTCCGGCCGTCTCGGCAACCGGTCATCCACAGGCTCCGGATCACCCGGTCAGGCTGACCATCTCCAGCGTCCGTACGACGGCCTCGCCCGCCTCGTCGCTGGCCGCGAGGTCGACCTCGGCCCGGATCACCCAGTCGTGGTTGCCGTCCGGGTCGTGCAGCGTCTGCGTGGCGACCCACCGGCCGCCCGCCCTCTCGACCGCGAGCAGCGCGGGCCCGCGGGCGTCCGCGTCGGTGAGCAGCCGGTCGTGCTCGGCGTAGTAGTCCTCGATCGCGGCGTCCCAGTCCGACTCCGTCCAGTCCGACTCGCCCCGGTCCGCGCCGGCGTCGAGCGCGGCCAGGGCGGGCACGTCGTCGCGGGCGACCAGCTCCACCCGGCGCCACAGCGCGTTGCGCACCATGACGTCGAACACCCGGCCCTGCTGGCTGAGCGGACGCGGCGGGGGCGGAGGGGCGTGGTGGCTGACCTCGCGCGAGGCGTGGGCCGGGTCGTTGAGCGCCTCCCACTCGTCGAGCAGCGAGGAGTCGACCTGGCGGACCGTCTCGCCCAGCCAGTCGACGAGGAGCTCCAGCTCCTCGGTCCGGTACGACGCCGGGACGGTCTGCCGCAGCGCGCGGTAGGCGTCGGTGAGATAGCGCAGCACGAGTCCCTCGGAGCGGGCCACCTGGTAACGGGAGACGAGGTCGGTGAAGCCCATCCCCTGCTCCCACATCTGCCGGACGACCGACTTCGGCGCCAGCGCGTCGGGCGCGAGCCAGGGATGCCGCTCCCGGTAGGTCTCGAAGAGCGGCTCGAGGAGGTCGGCGAGCGGCTCGGGCCAGGTGATGTCCTCGACGAGGGCCATCCGCTCGTCGTACTCGACCCCGTCGGCCTTGAGCGCCGCGATCGCCTCGCCGCGCGCGGCGTGCCGCTGGGCCATCAGCAGCGGCCGCGGCGTCTCCAGGGTCGCCTCGACCACGGACACCACGTCGAGGGTGTACGACGGCCCGTCGGGGTCCAGCACGTCGAGCACGGCCAGCGCGAAGTGCGACAGCGGCTGGTTGAGCGCGAAGTCCTCCGGCAGCGCCTCGGTCAGCACGTAGCGGCGGCCGAGCCCGTCGACCTCGTCGAGCCGGGTGAGCACCTCGGAGGTCACCAGGCTGCGGGCCAGGCGCACCGCGCGCTTCGCGAGCCGGAGCCGGCTGCGCCGGTCCTCGTGGTTGTCCATCAGCAGTCGCCGCATGACCGGGAACGCGTCCTCCTCGCGGGAGACGACGTTGACGAGCATCGCGTTGTCGACCTTCATCTGGCTCTTCAGCGGCTCGGGCCGCCCCTCGACCAGCTTCGCGAAGGTCTGCTCGGTCCAGACGACGGTTCCCTCGGGCGGCTTCTTCAGCTGTGCCTTGGAGTTCTTCTTGCCGGCAGCCCGGCGCTCCTCCGCCTTCGCCTTGGCCTTCTCGTTCTCGATGACGTGCTCGGGCGCCTGGACGACCACATAGCCCGCCGTGTCGAAGCCCGCGCGCCCCGCCCGTCCGGCGATCTGCAGGAACTCCCGGGTCCGCAGCACCCGCTGCCGGCTCCCGTCGAACTTGGCGAGCCCGGTGAAGAGCACGGTCCGGATCGGCACGTTGATGCCGACGCCGAGGGTGTCGGTGCCGCAGATGACGGTGAGCAGGCCGGCCTGGGCGAGCTGCTCGACGAGGCGGCGGTAGCGCGGCAGCATCCCGGCGTGGTGGACGCCGATCCCCTGCCGCAGCAGCTTGTTGAGGGTCTTGCCGAAGCCGGCCGCGAAGCGGACGCCGGCGATCCGCTCGGCGATCCGCTCCTTGCGGTCCTTCGGCAGCACCACGTCCAGCCGGCCGGGTCCGCTCAGCAGGGACACGGCGTGCTCGACCGCGGCGGCCTGGGTGAAGTGCACGACGTACACCGGGCCCTGGCCGGTGGTCACCAGCTCCGCGAGCTTGTCCCCCATCGGCTCCAGCGACCAGGAGAAGTCCAGCGGGACGGGGCGCTCGGCCTGGTCGACGATCGTCGTCTCGCGCCCGTTGCGGCGAGTCAGGTCGGCGGCGAGCTCGGTGGTGTCGCCGAGCGTGGCCGACATGAGCAGGAACTGCGCCTGGGGCAGCTCGATGAGCGGCACCTGCCAGGCCCAGCCGCGGCCGGGCTCGCCGTAGAAGTGGAACTCGTCCATGACGACCATGCCGACGTCCGCCGCGGCGCCCTCGCGCAGGGCGATATTGGCGAGCACCTCGGCGGTGCAGCAGATGACCGGGGCGTCGGCGTTGACGGCGACGTCGCCGGTCAGCATCCCGACGTCCGCGGCGCCGAACACCTCGACGAGGTCGAAGAACTTCTCGCTCACCAGCGCCTTGATCGGCGCGGTGTAGAAGGTCACCCGGTCGTCGGCGAGCGCCGTCATCGCGGCCGCCATCGCGACGAGCGACTTGCCTGATCCGGTCGGGGTGGCGAGCACGACGTTGTCGCCGGCCAGGAGCGAGAGGATCGCGTCCTCCTGGTGGGGGTACAGCGCGAGGCCGCGCCCCTCGGCGTACTCCAGGATCCGGTCGTAGGCGTCAGCCATGGCGGGCCCTCGGGTGCGCGGTGGCGAACACCTCGCGCAGGTTGTCGACGGTCACCAGCGTGTAGACCTGGGTCGTGGTCACCGACGCGTGGCCGAGCAGCTCCTGGACGACGCGCACGTCGGCGCCGCCGTCGAGCAGGTGCGTGGCGAACGAGTGCCGCAGCGTGTGCGGCGACACGTCGCGGGTCACCCCGGCGCGCTCGGCGGCCTTGACCAGCACCGCCCATGCCGACTGGCGCGACAGCCGGCCGCCGCGGGAGTTGAGGAAGAGCGCGGGCGTCGGCTTCGCGACGAGCGCGGGCCGACCCCGGACGAGGTACGCCGACAGCGCCGCCCGCGCGAACGAGCCCACCGGCACCAGCCGCTCCTTGCCGCCCTTGCCGCGCAGCAGGACGGTGTTGTCGTCATGGTCCTCACCGAGGCCGGAGACGTCGTCGACGTCGAGGCCGACGGCCTCCGAGATCCGCGCCCCGGTGCCGTAGAGCAGCTCGAGCAGCGCCCGGTCCCGCAGCGCGAGCGGGGTGCCGGGGGCGCCCGCCGCCTCCAGGATCGCCTCGACGTCGGCCAGCGGCAGCGCCTTCGGCAGCCGCTTGGCGGGGCTCGGCGGCTTCACGCCGGCGGCCGGGTCGGCCTGCGCGAGGCCGTCGGCGACCGCGAACCTGTGGAAGCCGCGCACCGCCACCACGGTCCGGGCCGCCGAGGAGGCGCTCAGCGGCGGGTGGTCGGCGTCGCCCTCGCGCAGCCGCGCCAGGAACGCGGTCACCGTCGCCTCGGTGACGGCGTCGAGCGCGTCGATACCCGCGGCCGCGAGGTGCTCGCGATAGCGCCGCAGGTCGCGCCGGTACGACGACAGCGTGTTCGCCGCCAGTCCCTTCTCGACCACCAGGTGGTCCAGATACGTGCGGACCGCCCGGTCCACCGCACCTGTGCCACTCACGCGGTCAGGCTAGCGCCTCGGTGATCGGGACCGACGCGATGCCGGTGGCCGCCCCGACCGGGGCGTTGGTCAGCGCGCCCGCGTGGGTGTTGAGCCCCAGCGCCAGGCTGGCGTCGGCCCGGCACGCCTCGAGCCAGCCCCGGTCGGCCAGCGCGACGGCGTACGGCAGGGTCGCGTTGGTCAGCGCGTACGTCGACGTGTGCGGCACCGCACCCGGCATATTGGCCACGCAGTAGAACGTCGAGCCGTGCACCTGATATGTCGGATCCGCGTGCGTCGTGGCCCGGGTGTCCTCGAAGCAGCCGCCCTGGTCGACCGCGATGTCGACCAGCACCGAGCCCGGCTTCATCCGCGACACCAGCTCGTTCGAGACCAGCTTCGGCGCCGCCGCGCCCGGGATCAGCACCGCGCCGATCACCAGGTCGGCCTCGGTCACCTGCTGCTCGATCGCCAGCCGCGAGGACGCCAGCCCGTGGACCCGGTTGTTGTAGCGCCAGAACGACATCCGCAGCTTGTCCAGGTCGGTGTCGAGCAGGGTCACGTCAGCGCCCATCCCCAGCGCGATGTTCGCCGCGTTCTGCCCCGCGACGCCGGCGCCGATCACCACGACCTTGGCGTTCGCGACACCACCGACCCCGCCCATCAGCACACCGCGACCGCCCTGGGCCTTCATCAGCGCGTACGCGCCGACCTGGGGCGCCAGGCAACCCGCGACCTCCGACATCGGGTAGAGCAGCGGCAGCGCGCCCGAGGGCAGCTGCACGGTCTCGTAGGCGATCGCGGTGACCTGGCGGGCGAGCAGCTCCTCGGTCAGCGGCTTGTCCGCGGCCAGGTGCAGGTAGGTGAACAGCACCTGCCCCTCCCGCATCCGGTGGTACTCCTCCGCGACCGGCTCCTTGACCTTCAGCACCATCTCCGCGGCACCCCACACCGCGTCCGCGTCGGGCAGGATCCTCGCGCCCGCGACGACGTAGTCCTCGTCGCCGATCGAGGAGCCCTCCCCCGCGCCGGCCTGGACCACGACCTCGTGACCGTGCGCGACCAGCTCGTGCACGCCGATCGGGGTGATCGCCACCCGGTACTCGTGGTTCTTGACTTCCTTCGGCACACCGACGCGCATGGACAGCCCTCCTGGTCGCGGTCTCCGTCGCGGATTCCCCTGTGGAGAGAAATCATGAAGATCAGTCGGCCCGACCGCTAGAGGAACCAGCGAGAATTCGACCTCGAACGGGAACCTCGGATCGGATCGTCGGCGATCAGCGCTGGGACGGGCGTCGCGCCGAACCCTGTTCGGCCGGGCGCCCGCGCAGGTGCTCGAAGATCAGGCTGGTCTCGGTCATGGCGACGTCGCGGGTGCCGCTGAGGTGGTCGAGCACGAACTCCCGCAGCTCCTCCGAGCCCGCCGTGGCGACGTGGATGAGGAAGTCGTCGGCGCCGGCCAGGAAGTAGACGTTGAGCACCTCGGGCAGGGTGGCCATCGCCTGCGCGAAGGCGCTCAGCTCGCCGCGCGCGTGCGGCCGGAGCCGGACCGAGATCATCGCCTGCAGCGGACGCCCGATGCTGGCCTGGTCGACCTCGGCATGCGCGCCGCGGATCACGCCGCGCTCGAACAGCGAGCGGACCCGGCCGTGGCAGGTGGACGGGGCGATGCCGACCCGGGCGGCCAGCACGTTGTTGGCCAGCCGCGCGTCGTCCTGGAGCTCGCGGACGATGGCGGCGTCGATCGGGTCGAGCTCGGCCACGTCAGCCCCGGTCCCGCAGCACCTGGCAGGCGAGGACGGCCTGGACGACGGGCCCGTCGGTGACGTCGCCGGCGAGGATCGCATCCACCAGGTCGGCGAAGGGCACCCAGAAGGTCTCCAGGTCGGCCTCCTCGTGGCGCAGCACGAAGTCGCCCCGGTCGGCGGGTGCGAGATCCTGGGCGAGGTAGTAGTGGATCCGCTCCGCGGAGTAGCCCGGCGAGCTGAGCGTCGTCAGCAGGTGGGTCCAGCGCCCGGCCGCGAGGGCCGCCTCCTCGCGCAGCTCCCGCCGGGCGACCTCCTCGGCGTCCTCCCCCGGGTGGTCGATGACGCCCGCGGGCAGCTCGACGAGCCGGTACTGCGCCGGATGCCGGTACTGCCGCAGGCAGAGCACCCGGTCGTCGGCGTCGATCGCCAGCACGACCGCCGCGCCGGGATGCTCCACGACGAGGCGCCGGAAGGGCTCCTCGTCGTCGGCGCCCGGTCGCCGGATCCGGTCCGAGCGGAACGCGACGACCCACGCGTCGCGGTGCAGGTCGGTGCTGTCCTCGACCGGCCAGGACTCGGGGACGTCGCGGAGCAGGGTCACTGGTCGTCGGTCGGCTCGGCGTGCAGGCCCGTGTCGTCGATCTCCAGCCGGGTCTCGCGCTGCCGGGCGATCGCCGCACCGACCAGGCCCGCGAAGAGCGGATGCGGGCGGGTCGGCCGCGAGCGCAGCTCGGGGTGGGCCTGGGTGCCGACGTAGTAGGGGTGCACCTCGCGCGGGAGCTCGACGAACTCGACGAGATCGAGGTCGGCGTTGAGCCCCGAGAACACCAGGCCGGCCTCCTCGAGCTGGCCGCGGTAGGCGTTGTTGACCTCGTAGCGGTGCCGGTGCCGCTCCTCGATCTCGTCGGCGCCGTAGACCTCGTGGACGATCGAGCCCGGGGTGAGCTTCGCCGGGTACAGGCCCAGGCGCATGGTGCCGCCGAGGTCGCCGCCGCCCTCGACGATGGACTTCTGCTCCTCCATCGTGGCGATGACCGGCTCGGGGGTGTCGGGGTCGAATTCCGTCGAGCCCGCCTTGGCCAGGCCCAGCTCGGTGCGGGCGTACTCGATGACCATCGACTGCAGGCCCAGGCACAGGCCGAGGGTCGGGATGCGGTGGGCGCGGGCGTAGGTCAGCGCGCCGAGCTTGCCCTCGAGGCCGCGGATGCCGAAGCCGCCGGGCACGCAGATCGCGTCGACGTCGGAGAGGTGCTTGGCCGCCCCGGCCTGGGTCTCGCACTCGTCGGAGGCGACCCAGCGCAGGTGGACCTTGGCCTCGTGGGCGAAGCCACCGGCCCGCAGCGCCTCGGCGACCGAGAGGTAGGCGTCGTGCAGGTCGATGTACTTGCCGACCAGCGCGACGGTGACGTCCTCCTTCGGGTGGTGCACCCGGCGCAGCAGGTCGTCCCACACCGTCCAGTCGACGTCGCGGAAGGGCAGGTTGAGCCGGCGCACGACGTACGCGTCGAGGCCCTCGCGGTGCAGCACCTTGGGGATGTCGTAGATCGACGGCGCGTCCGCGGCCGTGACCACGGCCTCCTGGTCGACGTCGCACATCAGCGAGATCTTCTTCTTGATGCTCTCCGGCAGCTCGCGGTCCGCGCGGCAGACGACGGCATCGGGCTGGATGCCGACCTGCCGCAGCGCCGCCACGGAGTGCTGGGTGGGCTTGGTCTTCAGCTCGCCCGAGGGACCGATGAACGGCACCAGCGAGACGTGCAGGAAGAAGCAGTTGTCGCGGCCGATGTCGTGGCGGACCTGGCGCGCCGCCTCGAGGAACGGCAGCGACTCGATGTCGCCGACCGTGCCGCCGATCTCGGTGATCACGACGTCCACGACCTCGCTGCCGCGGCCCATGGCGAGGATCCGGTCCTTGATCTCGTTGGTGATGTGCGGGATCACCTGGACCGTGTCGCCGAGGTACTCGCCCTTGCGCTCCTTGGCGATCACCGAGGAGTAGACCTGCCCGGTGGTGACATTGGCGATCTGGCTGAGGTCGGTGTCGAGGAAGCGCTCGTAGTGGCCGATGTCGAGGTCGGTCTCCGCGCCGTCGTTGGTGACGAACACCTCGCCGTGCTGGAACGGGTTCATCGTCCCCGGGTCGACGTTGAGATAGGGGTCCAGCTTCTGCATGGTGACCCGCAGGCCGCGCGAGCGGAGCAGGCGCCCGAGGCTGGAGGCGGTCAGTCCCTTGCCCAGCGAGGAGGCGACACCTCCGGTGACGAAGACGTGCTTGGCCTGTCGATTCGAACCACTACCGGGCGCCATGTTCACGGGATTCCATCCTACGTCATGTCCCTGCGTTTCACCCTCCCCGCGGGGCGTTTCGCGCGAGGTCGAGCAGCTCGCGGGCGTGTGCCAGCGCGGTGTCGGACTCGGCGAGCCCGGCCAGCATGCGCGACAGCTCACGCTCGCGCCCGGTGTCGTCGAGGGTGACCAGGCCCGAGCTCGTGACCGACCCGTCGCTCGACTTCTCGACCAGCACGTGGCGGTCGGCGAAGGCCGCGACCTGGGGCAGGTGGGTGACGACGAGGACCTGGGCCTGCTCGGCGAGGGTCGCGAGCCGGCGGCCGATCTCGACGGCCGCGGCCCCGCCCACGCCGGAGTCGACCTCGTCGAAGACGAAGGTCGGCACCGGGCTGGTGCCGGCGAGGCACACCTCGACGGCGAGCATCACCCGGGAGAGCTCGCCGCCCGAGGCCCCCTTGTGGAGGGGCGGGGCTCGGAGCCGGTGTTGGCGGCCAGCAGGAACTCCACGTCGTCGAGGCCGCTGCGCCCGAACCGGACCCACTCCTCGCCCACCCGGAGCAGGTCGCCGGGCGGGCGGGCGGTGTCGGCCGGCGCCTCGGTCGTGCGCCGGGCCACCCGGATGGTCACCTCCGCGTGGGGCATCGCCAGCAGGGTCAGCTCGTCGGAGACGGCCGCGCCGAGCCGGGCCGCCGCCTCGGCGCGGGCCTCGCTGAGCCGCAGGCCGGCCTCCGCGAGCTGTCCGCGCAGGCTCTCGGCGTCGGCGGTCAGCTCCTTGATCCGGTCGTCGGTCGAGTCGAGGTCCAGCAGCCGGGTCGCCGACTGCTCGGCCCACGCCAGCACCTCGTCCACCGTGTCGCCGTACTTGCGGGTGAGGGCGATCAGCGCGGCCCGCCGCTCGGAGACGGCCGCGAGCCGGGCCGGGTCGGTGTCGATCCGGGAGGCGTACGACGCCACGTCGGCCGCGACGTCGGAGAGCAGGTAGCTCACCTCGGCCACCCGGTCGGTCAGCTCCGCCGCCTCGGGGTCGTGGTCGCGCACGCCGTCGAGCAGGCCGCGCGCGGCGGCGACCGCCCCGAGCGCGTCGGGCGAGCCGTGCTCGCTGGAGAGCGCCTCGCGCGCCTGCTCGGCCGCGCCCCGCAGCGTGTCGGCGTGCCCGAGGCGGGCCTCCTCCGCGGCGAGCTCGGCGTCCTCGCCGGGCTGCGGCGCCACGGCGGCGACCTCGTCGACCCCGAACCGCAGCAGGTCGGCCTCCCGGGCTCGCTCCCGCGCGGTCGCGGCGACCTCGGCCAGCTCCCGCTCGGTGGCGACCAGCCGGTCGCGCACGTCGCCGTAGGCCGCGAGCAGGTCCTCGAGGGCGCCGAACCGGTCGAGGGCGTGGCGCTGGGTCTGCGCCTTGAGCAGCCGGTGCTGGTCGGACTGGCCGTGGACCGCGACGAGCGGCTCGGCGAGCTCGGCCAGCGTCGCGACCGGCACCGCGGCCCCGCCGGCGAACGCGCGCGAGCGACCCTCGGCGCTGACATTGCGGGCCAGGACGACGCCGTCGTCCTCGGCCTCGCCGCCGGCCTCCTCGATCCCCGCCACGAGCTCGGGCAGCGCTCCGGCCGCCACGAGCCCCTCGACCCTGGCCTGCTTCGCTCCGGCGCGCACGGCACCGCTGTCGGCACGTCCGCCGAGCAGCAGGCCGAGCGCGGTGACGACCATGGTCTTGCCGGCACCGGTCTCGCCGGTGATCACGGTCAGGCCCGGGCCGAGCTCGAGCGTCGAGGAGTCGATGACCCCGAGCGAGCTGATCCGGATCTCCTCGATCATGCGCCCTCCTCCCGCGCCCGCGCCTGGCGCCGCTGCTCCGCGGCCCCGCGCCAGCCCTCGACGGACAGTCCGAACTTGGCCACCAGGCGGTCGGTGAACGGCGCCTGGTGCAGGCGCACCAGGCGGACCGGCCGCTGGCCTCGGCTCACCTCGATCCGCGCGCCGGGGGGCAGGTCGACGCTGCGCCGGCCGTCGCACCACAGCACACCGGAGCCCTGGTTGCCCTCGAGCACCTCGACCGCGATCACCGACGACGGCGCCACCACCATCGGTCGGGCGAACAGCGCGTGCGCGCTCAGCGGCACGATGCACAGGGCCTCCACCTGCGGCCACACGATCGGGCCGCCGGCGCTGAAGTTGTAGGCCGTCGACCCGGTCGGGGTCGCGCACACCACGCCGTCGCAGCCCCACCGGGACAGCGGCCGGTCGTCGATCTCGATGACGACCTCGAGCATCCGCTCCCGGGCGGCCTTCTCGACGCTGGCCTCGTTGACGGCGAAGGTGGAGTAGACGAGCGCGCCGTCGACGTACGCCTTCACGTCCAGGGTGAGCCGGTCCTCGGTCGTGTAGCGCTGGTGGACGATCGCGTCGATGGTGGCCGCGACGTCCTCGTGCTCGGCCTCGGCGAGGAAGCCGACGTGGCCGAGGTTGACCCCCAGCACCGGCGTCGACCGCTGGTGGGTCACCTCGGCGGCGCGCAGGATGCTCCCGTCGCCGCCGATGACGACGGTCAGCTCGCAGCCGTGGCTCGCGTCGGACTCGGAGTCGGTCAGCTCGACGGCGGGCGCGTAGTCCTCCGGCGCCAGGTCGAGGTCGTCGGCCTCGTGGCGCAGCAGCCGGACGACGATGCCGTGGCCGGTCAGCTCCTTGACGAAGGCGCGCGCCACGTCGCGGGCCTCGGCCCGGCCCGTATGGGCCAGCACGAGCACCCGGCGCGGGATGTCGCCGGTCGCGGACGTCATGGGGTCACCCTCTCATCCGGGTCCGACGTGCCGCGCCGGACGACCTCCGCGACGGACGCGTCGTCCACCGTCGCCGGCCCGTGTCGCAGCCACAGGAAGAACTCCACGTTGCCCGAGGGACCCGGCAGCGGGCTGGCCGTGACCGCCCGCGCGCCCCAGCCGCGCTCCGCGGCCGCGTGCGCGACCCCGAGCACCGTCTCCACCCACAGCTCGGGGTCGCGGACGACGCCGCCCTTGCCGAGCCGGTCCTTGCCGACCTCGAACTGCGGCTTCACCATCAGCGCCAGGTCGCCGTCGGGCCGGGTCACGCCGAGCAGGGCGTCCAGGACCAGGGTGAGCGAGATGAAGGAGAGGTCGCCCACGACGAGGTCGACCGGGCCCCCGATGGCGTCGGCCGTGAGCGTGCGGACGTTGGTGCGGTCGTGCACGACCACCCGGTCGTGCTGCTGCAGGGACCAGTGCAGCTGGCCGTAGCCCACGTCGACCGCGACCACCTCCGCCGCCCCCGACCGGAGCAGGACGTCGGTGAACCCGCCCGTGGACGCGCCCGCGTCCAGGCAGCGACGCCCGGCGACCTCGAGCCCGAGGGGACCGAAGGCGCCCAGCGCGCCCACCAGCTTGTGGGCCCCGCGGGACACGTAGTCCGGCCCGTGCTCGCCCTCCCTCACCACGATCGCGACGTCCGTCGTGACCCCGGTGGCCGGCTTCGACGCGACCGCCCCGGCGACCTTGACGCGGCCGTCGGCGATCAGCTGTGCGGCGCGCTCCCGGGACGGCGCCAGCCCGCGGCGGACCAGCTCCGCGTCGAGGCGCAGTCGGCGCGGCGGCACTACGGCGCAGCGGGCGCGGCCGGCGCGGCGGGTGGGTTGTCGAGTGTGCGCCGGAGCTCGCCGTGCGCCTCCTCCAGCACCCCCGCGTGCTCCTCCAGCGGCCGCTCGGCGAGGCCCGCCACGAGATCGAGCACGCGGTCGACGGCGTCGATCCCGGTCGGCGTGGGCGCCGGAACTCCTACCTCGGTCATGACGCGAGGCTACCGCGCCACCGGGTCGGTGCCGGGGACCCGTGCCGCGGCGATGTCCACCGCCTCTCCCGTCCGGTCCCGGTGGTCCCAGGCGGTGACCGCGGCCACCCGCCACCAGTCGGCGACAGTCGCCTCCGGCCCGACCTGCTCGACGACCAGCCGCCCCTCGTCGACCCGCCCGGCCCAGCCGCCCAGCCGCCAGGCAGGCGTGTCCGCCGCCCGGTCCCGCTCCGGCGCCTCGTGCGCGGTCGTCAGGCCGCCGAGGTCGGGGGCGATGTACCCCGGCCGGTGCCCCGCCTCGGCCGCCACCAGCTCGGCGAGCCCGGTCACGCCGGTGAGCACCAGCAGCGAGTCGACCCCCGCGTTGTGTGCCCCTCGATGTCGGTGTCCAGCCGGTCGCCCACCATCAGCGGGCGCCGGCCACCCACCC harbors:
- a CDS encoding ribbon-helix-helix domain-containing protein, which encodes MSTQIAVRLPDDLVAWIDQQVAEGGGSRAAVTTTALRRYQRQVGAARDAEIYRETGDIQISKACMRDASTPISTDAGHSSRPGRQDATGRRPHARACS
- a CDS encoding site-specific tyrosine recombinase XerD; the protein is MSGTGAVDRAVRTYLDHLVVEKGLAANTLSSYRRDLRRYREHLAAAGIDALDAVTEATVTAFLARLREGDADHPPLSASSAARTVVAVRGFHRFAVADGLAQADPAAGVKPPSPAKRLPKALPLADVEAILEAAGAPGTPLALRDRALLELLYGTGARISEAVGLDVDDVSGLGEDHDDNTVLLRGKGGKERLVPVGSFARAALSAYLVRGRPALVAKPTPALFLNSRGGRLSRQSAWAVLVKAAERAGVTRDVSPHTLRHSFATHLLDGGADVRVVQELLGHASVTTTQVYTLVTVDNLREVFATAHPRARHG
- a CDS encoding CTP synthase, whose protein sequence is MAPGSGSNRQAKHVFVTGGVASSLGKGLTASSLGRLLRSRGLRVTMQKLDPYLNVDPGTMNPFQHGEVFVTNDGAETDLDIGHYERFLDTDLSQIANVTTGQVYSSVIAKERKGEYLGDTVQVIPHITNEIKDRILAMGRGSEVVDVVITEIGGTVGDIESLPFLEAARQVRHDIGRDNCFFLHVSLVPFIGPSGELKTKPTQHSVAALRQVGIQPDAVVCRADRELPESIKKKISLMCDVDQEAVVTAADAPSIYDIPKVLHREGLDAYVVRRLNLPFRDVDWTVWDDLLRRVHHPKEDVTVALVGKYIDLHDAYLSVAEALRAGGFAHEAKVHLRWVASDECETQAGAAKHLSDVDAICVPGGFGIRGLEGKLGALTYARAHRIPTLGLCLGLQSMVIEYARTELGLAKAGSTEFDPDTPEPVIATMEEQKSIVEGGGDLGGTMRLGLYPAKLTPGSIVHEVYGADEIEERHRHRYEVNNAYRGQLEEAGLVFSGLNADLDLVEFVELPREVHPYYVGTQAHPELRSRPTRPHPLFAGLVGAAIARQRETRLEIDDTGLHAEPTDDQ
- a CDS encoding Lrp/AsnC family transcriptional regulator — protein: MAELDPIDAAIVRELQDDARLANNVLAARVGIAPSTCHGRVRSLFERGVIRGAHAEVDQASIGRPLQAMISVRLRPHARGELSAFAQAMATLPEVLNVYFLAGADDFLIHVATAGSEELREFVLDHLSGTRDVAMTETSLIFEHLRGRPAEQGSARRPSQR
- a CDS encoding type II toxin-antitoxin system PemK/MazF family toxin, with amino-acid sequence MRDIHLARVDKTRPVVVLTRELARDALSNVTVAPITSTVKGIGTEVRVGSRGAPPECRRVDIVGWRSPGLWGRSPQPLQQR
- a CDS encoding NUDIX domain-containing protein → MTLLRDVPESWPVEDSTDLHRDAWVVAFRSDRIRRPGADDEEPFRRLVVEHPGAAVVLAIDADDRVLCLRQYRHPAQYRLVELPAGVIDHPGEDAEEVARRELREEAALAAGRWTHLLTTLSSPGYSAERIHYYLAQDLAPADRGDFVLRHEEADLETFWVPFADLVDAILAGDVTDGPVVQAVLACQVLRDRG
- a CDS encoding DEAD/DEAH box helicase, with translation MADAYDRILEYAEGRGLALYPHQEDAILSLLAGDNVVLATPTGSGKSLVAMAAAMTALADDRVTFYTAPIKALVSEKFFDLVEVFGAADVGMLTGDVAVNADAPVICCTAEVLANIALREGAAADVGMVVMDEFHFYGEPGRGWAWQVPLIELPQAQFLLMSATLGDTTELAADLTRRNGRETTIVDQAERPVPLDFSWSLEPMGDKLAELVTTGQGPVYVVHFTQAAAVEHAVSLLSGPGRLDVVLPKDRKERIAERIAGVRFAAGFGKTLNKLLRQGIGVHHAGMLPRYRRLVEQLAQAGLLTVICGTDTLGVGINVPIRTVLFTGLAKFDGSRQRVLRTREFLQIAGRAGRAGFDTAGYVVVQAPEHVIENEKAKAKAEERRAAGKKNSKAQLKKPPEGTVVWTEQTFAKLVEGRPEPLKSQMKVDNAMLVNVVSREEDAFPVMRRLLMDNHEDRRSRLRLAKRAVRLARSLVTSEVLTRLDEVDGLGRRYVLTEALPEDFALNQPLSHFALAVLDVLDPDGPSYTLDVVSVVEATLETPRPLLMAQRHAARGEAIAALKADGVEYDERMALVEDITWPEPLADLLEPLFETYRERHPWLAPDALAPKSVVRQMWEQGMGFTDLVSRYQVARSEGLVLRYLTDAYRALRQTVPASYRTEELELLVDWLGETVRQVDSSLLDEWEALNDPAHASREVSHHAPPPPPRPLSQQGRVFDVMVRNALWRRVELVARDDVPALAALDAGADRGESDWTESDWDAAIEDYYAEHDRLLTDADARGPALLAVERAGGRWVATQTLHDPDGNHDWVIRAEVDLAASDEAGEAVVRTLEMVSLTG
- the ald gene encoding alanine dehydrogenase, encoding MRVGVPKEVKNHEYRVAITPIGVHELVAHGHEVVVQAGAGEGSSIGDEDYVVAGARILPDADAVWGAAEMVLKVKEPVAEEYHRMREGQVLFTYLHLAADKPLTEELLARQVTAIAYETVQLPSGALPLLYPMSEVAGCLAPQVGAYALMKAQGGRGVLMGGVGGVANAKVVVIGAGVAGQNAANIALGMGADVTLLDTDLDKLRMSFWRYNNRVHGLASSRLAIEQQVTEADLVIGAVLIPGAAAPKLVSNELVSRMKPGSVLVDIAVDQGGCFEDTRATTHADPTYQVHGSTFYCVANMPGAVPHTSTYALTNATLPYAVALADRGWLEACRADASLALGLNTHAGALTNAPVGAATGIASVPITEALA